The sequence below is a genomic window from Amphiprion ocellaris isolate individual 3 ecotype Okinawa chromosome 16, ASM2253959v1, whole genome shotgun sequence.
CCAGCAAAGCTACAAACACGTACACTGGTTCCCCTAATGTGTAGACGAGCCCCCATTTGTTACAACTCTGCtctgaagctgcaacaaaacgGAGACAACAACAGGGTGGTGACTTAAAAAAAAGGGTTTTATTGTAATTGTAAGATTTATTGTAAGACAAAAGACtataaaccaaaccaaaaccaggcttctggagctccagaaggaagcagctcctgtcagagagacacacactggAAGTGAGGGAGGTTTGATGCAGTTTGAGCCACTTGATCCCAGGTGCGGCTCAATCAGCTGATGACCCTCAGCTTCTGAACAGGCTCACCTGGTGTCCAGGTGGAGGGTCGTCACACACGTTTGTCCTTGAATTTATTCAGATTACAACAAGTAGCACCTTCAGCACAAATAGTCAAATTTCTATAACAGTTTCTTCTCAAGCATTTTGATTCacctgcacattttttttaactacttCGGTCTGATATAATGAAGGCCACGCATCATATAGATGCTTTTTAACTTTGATTTTCTCTTCAGTCAACCCACAAAATAAAGACATACAAACATTTCGGATACAAACACAAAGTTTCACAAAAAGTATCTCAAATTACCTGGATTCCAAAAGTAAGTCCAGTATGCCAGCTTGCGACAACAATACATTAAACTGTCCATACAAAGCACTTTAATAATGGCaccaaatatgaaacaaataaaacttaaaGGTCACACTTACTGTATACACCTCTCAGACCATGCAGAATAGTTAGGTTTTTAAGACCATATTGTTTCCCTCTGCAGTGTGTTGCATCTGACCCACAGTCCCACAGGTGTGACCTGTAACTAAACTGGTCATGTGACTTGTTTCATCCTCCATCAAATGAACATtgtaaaacagcaacacattttaaaccaaacatCAATTTTAAAGGTGTACATTGTCAAAGCTACCATTCTTATCATCtcatttattgtgcttttaagTAGTTTTAACAACAATATGAATTCAAACATTTATGAAATGACGACAAAATATAACTAACTTGGAACTAGAATTCTCAAAATTACTGTCTTTTGGACAGTGACAGTTTTCATAGTATAAAGAGTGgatatttctaaagatatttgtgtaattttagcttcatatattAAGCACTTTTCAGGCTAAAATGTTTGGCAGTTTGACGTGAATTTATCCAAACTGCAACAAGTACGTAAGTTCAGCTGCCGTCATGAAATGtgttggagtcttgccagtatCGTCTTCTGAACTTTCTAATTTCTTTACTGAATGGCTCCTAAAAAtctctgaaataaataaataaatgactctTCAGAGTCAAATCTCTGCTCTTCTGTTTCCTCACAGTTCCGTCCTCCATAAGTCCATTTTCAGTAGATTTTAGATCTCATAGTTTTTTAGCACAGCTGGACTCTGATCCAGCATCAGTCGTCAGCTCACAGCATCAGCATCCTGTTGACATGGCAACAGTTCATCAGTTTGTTTGAGAGACTCATCCAGAACCTCCAGACATCTTCCCAGGATGCACCTCTCCTCCTGCCGCAGTGACATCACCACCTccagctgctctctgattggctgctcacTCTGCTGGAGGAGGTTTGAGATctaaagagcagaaaaaagtcAAGACAGGCAGTAAATCACTGGGAAGCAGTTTGGTTTGTGTGCTCACCTTATCTAAAGCTGTAAATGTGTCCCGTAGAAGTCGCTGACAGAGAATCTTCGCTGTTCCAACGATCCACTGTTCTTTTTCTTCACACAGCGTCTGACCGAGCAGCACTGTCTTCCACTGGTGGCTGAAAatatacacagaaacacacccagTCACTGATTCAGAATCTATAATACTGGACAAGCAGattaaataatctctgattatgggtgagatgaaatatgaaaaaagttgATTTAAATTGCATACAGCAGCAAACTGCTTCCATTGCATTCTCTATAGATCAACTGACAAATCCCTGacaaatacactgaaaacacatttcacaaGTTTTACTTCAGGAAAAATGTGAAGACAAAACTTTGGCTTCACGTTTACGGAGATAGAAATCAAACCTAttaataaagcacatttaaaaacaaagcttGAAACAACTAAAAGACAGAACATAGCAAGTAGAAGACAAACACGTACTTGTTTTTCATAACTTGCTTGTAAATTTAATCTTTATTAGTTTTTTGCTAGTGTTTTCATTCTCTTTGAACCGTGTAATTTTGTAACTATTTTGTATTTAATCCTGAATATCTTGGCCAGAACTCCCttgaaaaacagaataaaagtcaataaaatagGAATAAAAAGCTGCAATATGTCGGGTCTCTGCAGTTGTGCCTGAATTTTAGAACATCCAGTGATATTTTTGCATGAATATTGTtgccaaaatgttgaaaaattctTCCCATAATCACTTTATATAATTCAAAGCACTATTTCTTGTGCATATTTATCTGATAATGTAACTGTAAGCACTACTTGGTGCAACTTGCTaagattgtctttttttttttttttttttaaacaaaaaaactcagatGCTAATGCatgaaaaaccttaaaaacaaacaataaaagcttaaaattagCCCTTAAACAGATAGGAATCGAGTGGGGAGAGGACAGTACTGGAGTTATCGTGATTAAACTTtcaacatgtgtgtgtttttgtgaacttACTACATCGTTTGTGGCAGAGAAAACAGTCTGAGTGCCGTCAGCAGCCTCCAACTGGGGCCTTCGCTGGAAATAGTCAGATTTCTAACAGCGACGGAAACAAATCTGCAGTTATTTTACGCATGAACCAACTTCTGGAATATCTTCTACCAGGGTTTAGAGATAAATCAGGTCATAAATTTAAAGTCTTACTGAAGGAAATTGTTTTCTCTGAGGAACTTGATCTTCTGATCCAAACTCCTGTCAGCTTTcaaaacatcacagagcagaTCTGGGGGaataaacagtttaaatttTACTGTACAgtacttttaaaaacactgtgcaatatgtatttttctacatatataAGAATATCTGCtcttttggatatttttctatttaatcTGTGCAATACTACTTATAATTGCAAGTACtaatgcatattttttattatttttatgcatgttttggtttatttttatttttacacaacaTTCCCTAAATGTTTGCACCATCTGTGTtactgtaacactgcaaatttcccaACTGTAGGATCAAAAAAAGGcttattttatatgtaaaatactttttatttagatttttctgtctcacttttgtaaaaTTGCATATTACTCTGTGTTGCTGCCTACAATTTACCTACGTCCACGTAGACGACGCTGTGAGGATTGTCGCTGCAGATGAAGCCATATTCTAACAGTAATCGCTGGTTGTCATGGCAACCGTAGTTAATAAAGGCCTGGTGGAAGCGCCGAGTCCCACAAACACTCCTGATCTCGTAACACCTTGTCGCATCGTTGAAACTGGCTTCAAcctgacagaaaaatacaattattccTCTACATGTATATTGTGTATTTGAATAAGTAAACAGGTGAATCTGTTACCTGGACGTCAGCTCGGTGGTTCAGCAGGTCCAGAAACGGAGCTAAAGCGAAGCGATCCGGTCCAGACAAGAAGCTGCTTGGCCGATGAGACATGAAGACGGAGCGAGTGTTGACGCTGCACCAGGCCCATCTACAGGACGAGGGGACAGATTTACATTTTCTCAAAGATGGgctgaaataaactgaacatttagactgaaaaagaggcagaaagtgTTTAATTTAACATGTTTGTGGACCTGAAAGCCTCGTAGGTCAACACGTCCTCTGTAGACTGATTCAGGACCGGCTGCAGAGACCTGAAAAAGATCAGAACTTAacagaatattcacataaatgAAGATAAATAAGATGCTTCTTTAAAtaattatatacactaccggccaaaagtttggacacactttctcatttaatggtttttatttattttcatggctATTTACATAGTAGAttgtcactgaaggcatcaaaactatgaatgaacacatatggaactatgtagtaaacaagaaagtgtgaaataaggcaaagcatgttttttattttatattcctaaaaacagccaccctttgctttgattcctgctttgcacactcttggcattctctccatgaccAAATCAATCATCAACAGATCAGTTCAGTAAAAGCAGGACAGAGTTCAGCTGACTGTGTAAATAAACTCCgttaatttgttctaaaacaGAACCTGCAGAACCTGAACTCACCTGAAGAAGTCCTGATTGGAGGAGAACATTTCCTGCACCGCCTCCCTCTGCTCTAAGCCCCGCCTCCTCACACAGGCGGGCAGAGCGTCCATGACGTCGTCGCCGAAGTACACGGGACAGGTGTAGGAAGCGGGCAGCAGGTCGACGTAGGGGAACCAATCAGAGGCCTCCCCTCGGTGACGCTCGCAAACCAGGAAGACGCAGAGAACCAGGAGGGGAGACAGACGAGGCTTCCAGCTGTGGAGggagaaacatccatccatccatccattatctatacaccgcttaatcctcactagggtcgcggggggtgctggagcctatcccagctgactcgggcgaaggcaggggacaccctagacaggtcgccagtctgtcgcagggccacatacaaagacaaacaagcactctcacattcacacctacgggcaatttagagtaatcaattaacctcagcatatttttggactgtgggaggaagccggagtacccggagaaaacccacgcatgcacagggagaacatgcaaactccatgcagaaagatcccgggaaagccgggacgcgaaccagggaccttcttgctgcaaggcgaaagtgctaaccactacgccactgtgcagcccgaggGAGAAACAGTTTGATTTAATGCCTCCTGACAGCCAGGCAGCAGGGCGTACAGGTGAACAATGAAGTGAGTCTGAACAGGTGAGGATTTATCAGGCTCCTGCATGTCAGAAAAATGAGGATTCAGtgtaaaaatctgcaatttatttacatttgtctCTCACCTTTTTATATATTCTCCCAAGTAGCTGTTCAGGACAGTCAAGGTCGTGAGGAGACACGACTCAGGCAGAGAAATCACCAGATGACCGGgctgacaaacaaaacagagacacaatTTAATACTTAAACACAGCTATTCTAATTTTTATAAAGCATcactgtttaaaaattaaaaggatTTATTACAATATGCATCAAAGAACAAGTTGTCACTGCAAAATAGCCTTTTATATTCtctttattatttctattttcataatttactTAGACTTCTAACACTCTTTATGGTAAATACCAGCACAACTTTGCACCTTATCTCTTCTAACAGCTTCTATCTacataataatatttaataataatactgataCAGCACTTTTTTTTAGACATTCAAAGATGATTTACAACAAGAATTCAAAAGCTAAATAAATTGGAGAAAGGACTATATAGAAAAACAGTAGCTGAAGTTGTGAATCAAACTGGAATGGAAACGATACTAGATTGGAGTTTGAGTAAATTTAGAAACACGCATGTGTTGTCAAACTGCAAATCAGGACAAAAACCAAGCTGCAAAATCCCAGAAAGTCTCTGTAAAGTTGTTCAGGTATCAAACTCTTTTTCAAGCTTTTAGGATTCTCAGGCAGAATCTGCATTTCTGAAGTGGAAGAAATCTGGGCTGACGATCACCAATCTTTGCTAAAACGGAGCTTTAGGCACCCTGGAACTTTGGGAGTTTATGAAATGGCATTCAAAAGACTCTGAAAGCACAAAGGAAAAGTTTATCTTGCCTGATTATAAGACAACTGACCTCCAAGTGCTATATCTGGAAAACAATATTCACTTTCCATGACCTTCTAATTCTTAtggtaaagcacggtggtggcatcatcatgctATGATGGGGAGTCTTAGCAGAAACGGGTAGACTTTACAGAACTGAAAAAAGGATGAATGCTAGAAAGATACTTGAAGAAAAGCAACACcttttgcatttaaatacaaCAATTTATCTTTATCTGTTCTGAAAACCaggattgttaaaaaaaaaagtgctgcagaaagttaaaaatgtctcaTCATTCTGAGGTTGGTAATGTTGAATAGACAAAGTACAGTGCAGTAAATGGCATGTGTAGAAGAAACTGTGTAAAAATGCAATGTTTATGAGGTTTGCTATGAATTGTATAATGCACCCAACAATTTATTAACAGTTTCAGCTCAACATTTCACTCCAAAGcttgtttaaatgttgtttaacGAGCGTTTTGCTGTGCggtttaattttattaaactTTATTGAAATACCTCATTGGACAGTTTATTAAAatctacagaaaacaaaaaaagagctgaaCTTGTGAATCAAACTGGAATGGAAAGAACTTGATAAATTAGGTCAGTCATTGTAATAATATTATTTAAAGCCTGATCAATGCTGGATTTACGGGACTGTTACTGAATTTTAGGGAATAAAAGAATTCCGATATATCAACCGATGTTCCCCTTTGAGGTTAAGATCAAGATTccatttactgtcataaaagatgcaaagcagaaaaacattctgaagcatctgaataccaataaaaacatcacaaagcaGGTAATAAAAGTACTGAACTGTGCatgtaaaaaaatctgattaccTTTATAGCTCTGAGAGTCTGAAGTCCTCGACCTGTGTCTGGATGGAGAAAAGTTTAACAACGACACATTTAAAGAATGGAACATCACTTATTCTGTGTGTTGATGCTGCTGACAGGAAGCTAATAAGTGAATTTATCTACTGAGGTTTTGTTAAACTCCAGATAACGTGGCGATAAAGCGGAGTTTTACCGGTGAAGACGGCCGGCTGCAGCAGAGTGGAGGTGAATCCTCGCTGGTGAAGAAACTTCATCAGTCTGATGTACTGAGACAGGTGACGTAAGGAggctgaagaagaaggaggaggaggagaagaatgagaaggagaagaagaagaaggagaaaaagaagaattagaaaaagaatgaggagaaggacaaaaagaagaaggagcagaagaagaagaaggaaaagaagaaggaggaggagaaagagagaagaaggacaaaaagaaaaaggaggaaaagaagagggaaaaaagaatgagaaggtgaagaagaagacaaaggagatgcagaaggaagagaagaaggagagaagaacgacaaaatgaagaagaaagaaaagaaggagatgaaggaggagaaggagaagaataaagagaacaagaagaagaagaaagagcaggaggacaaagagaagaaagggaagaagaaaaagaaggagtaAGACgaaagagaagaaggagaagaaaaaggagagaagaaggaggagaagaacaaaaagagcaagaaaaagaagaagaaggaaacaagaaaaagaagagaagaaggaggagaacaagGAGAACAACAAGAAGAGGAGTTTATGATGAAGCAGTTTACAGCAGAGAAACATTGTTGGAAATCAGCTAATTGTTTCTACCTGACCGGAGGGAGTTTTCATGTTTCTGCCTCCTCGTCCTGGCAGCTCGTCCAGCTCGACGTCTTCGACCCGTCATGTTCCCATATGGACCTGTGACAATAAATACAACTCAACAGGCCCCAGAGATAGAGACAAATAGAATAGTGTAAGGATTGAAAAAGGTGTTACAGTTCCCTCTCCAGTCTGTCTTGGATAATCATTCCAGATGTCACCAGTTTATGTGAAATGACTTAAGATCTGGACTTATGTATTTCAGACGTAAGCTGTGAAACTTCATTTTTCCCGCCTATTCTGACATAATAAAACGCTCACAAATCAGTCTCTGTGCAAAGCATTCAGGCTtcagttaaaatgtcaaaacccTGTttgaaatcatcaaaatgtggggaaaaaaaacaaagatttggtCGCTCCACGTTCAGTTCCACTTAAATTGTCTTTTAACTGCAGAATCTGAAGCTTCTCaagtacaacaacaaaaaatagcaaCTACTACAGTAATTTCAATGTTAGTAGTGTTTTAATACATGTCAAACCACAGTTACAGTTTTgtatgaacaaaacaaacatcaggTAAACCTCACTTTGAGGCTTTAGTTTATAACCAaatcctcctttttctcctAACAGCACAAAAACGCAGAATTCATACATTTACCAACTACCTACAGATGCACAcagtcaataaaaatataaataaaatacctACAAACCGTCCTCAGCGCCATCTGACCACGATCTTCCACCGCAGCTCCATGAGCAGCCCTCTGACCACGTGTTCCGCTTGTTTTTCCGGGTATGCGCACTGATCCTGCGCAAAACTCCGCCCAGCTTCCTCCCATGGACATGGACATGAAtatcttctatatatatatctatgttCCTCCCCTTTTCATCTAGTATCATGTTCTTCAGTCCTTTTTATCAGCtgattttctgctgcagctcgtTTATTCCGTCTTCAGCTTCTTCACAGCAGCTTCAATCAGCAGAACAACAGCAGCTTCAAGTAAGAAACATCAGTTTTTATCGCTTAAGGTTAAAGGTTATTTTAACACCATAGTTGCAAAACTAACCTGCAAAACCAGCAGTCAAAGGTCATAACAGAGCTCCAAGTACGTAGTAgtagtttattgttttttattgttcaaTCCACACATTAAAGCTAAGTCCATAATAAAGCAGGCAGTTTAAATTTAAGGTTAATTTATCAAAAAGGTTGCAAAACTAACCTGCAAAATTCCTGCAAAACCAGTACAGATAGTAAtagtaatttgttgtttttttaatgattaaattgtcatttttaagtaCAAATCCTTGCACATCGTGTTTTTTGATTATAATTTAAAGCAGATTTATTGCACAGTTTCTTTACTTGTAGTGTTTTATGTCACAAAATggtcatttttatgattttcagatgctttatttgtgcttttctgTATTATTAGACAAATCTATTTGAATTTCTCTCCCTGAAATTGTCATCATGACTCAGCCAAACCTTAACCTTAACCCTACATGTCTGATAACATTGTTTCTGTGCCAGAGAAACGATAAAGTCGCTGTGCCACAAGTGTTAACGCTGGTTTGTGTGTTGAAGGTGGAACAGGATCAGTTTGTGCGTTTACTGTGCGACTTCACACCTTTCTTACTCTTTTGACAGACATGTCAGTGAAGGTTGCCGTAGTAACAGGAAGCAACAAGGGCATCGGATTGGCCATCGTCCGAGCGCTCTGCAAGCAGTACCAGGGTGACGTTTACCTCACATCCAGAGACGTGTAGGTCACTCACCTGGTCACACCTGCACAGGACCATGTCGCAATGTGCATGATTTCATctttttgcaattattttttcatgtttaacaAATACCCTCGAAAACCTGGTTTCAAATCTTAATTTTGTGGTCAAATGTAATATTCCAGACAAGTTTTTCCAGTTATTAAGAGCGtagctttaaaaaacaactctgCTATTCTGCTTCATCCAGAATGTGAAGCTGTTGTTTCATCAGATTTAATTGCTTTCATCATGACTTTTTGCCTCCTTCCAGTTTGAAACCTATTTGAAGAGCTCAGATGGAAGCACAGACATCAGAATCGCCGACTTTGACTGATAATAAATCACTAAAAGtagctgaaaatgtgtttttagaacctttaaaatcaaaaatcaaagtgaaactaactgaaaaacactgcagatctGTGTCTTATTAcgataaaatgacagtaaataagAGTTTTTTCTCCTGTTCTAGTGGTCGTGGTGAGGAAGCCGTGAAGTCTTTGTCCTCTGAGGGACTGAATCCAAAGTTTCATCAGCTGGACATCAATGACGTGagcagcatcacagctgcagcagctttcttcAAAGAGAAATACGGAGGAGTCGATGTCCTCATCAATAACGCTGCGATCTTATTCAAAGGTAAGAATGAATCGAGACACTGAGGAATATTAAACTGCACTGAAGTTACAAACACTGATGGTTATTataaaagagaactttattAATCTCAGAGGAAATTCTTGTCCCAGAAAGACTAAACTACTACGGCTTAGATATACagttgaaataataataataataatagctttatttatatagcacctttgaGAACAGCGTTCATGAGGTGCTTTGATGGTCAAAACATTtaacacagacaatcaagcaagataTGAGACAGGTCAGAGTCAACTAAAATAAACTGTGATAGACagtaaaatagtaataaatttcattaataattagctagattagcagtCATGTCAAACAAGGGAACTAggcaatttgaaaattaaagaataagattgagggttaaaattccaaaataaaaatcccaaaactttcagaattaaagaattagagactggggctgcacagtggtgtagtggttagcacttccaccttgcagctagaagatccctggtttgtgtcccggccttctcaggatctttctgcacagagtttgcatgttttccctgtgaaTGCGTGGattttctccggcttcctcccacagtccaaaaacatgctgaggttaattgattatcctaaattgcccatagctgtgagtttgattgtttgtctgtatatgtaaccctgcgatggactggtgacctgtccaggtgtctcctgtcttcacactaagtcagctgggatagactccagccccccccaaccctaatgaggattaagtggtatatagataatggatggatagataatggAAGAGTTGGAGAGACGATATCACACCAAGGAACCAGGcagtaaaattgtaaattaaaacaagagagaacatctaaaaacaggacaaatacagaataaaacactgaaactaaataaagctaaaagtacCGTAAACTTCACATACAAGCAAGTCTATGaaagtgggttttcagaagtgatttaaaataaGTTACTGATTCTGCAAGTCAGTAATTGGCACCAATCTGCAGTCTTATGCTAGTATtagcatttaatattttataaatacATGAGCTGGAGAATATATGTATACTGGGGCTGCACTGTATtataaaaaaactgatgttacaatttgaaaaaaaatacacaaacttgCACCAGATGACTTGAATAACTCTGTTAGGAAATAATTAATCATTCTAGAACAATTAAGGTTGTTTTTTAAGGGGGGCATCTGCATGgagaatgaaaaataatttaaagtaaGAGCTGAAAAATGCTGTTCGGAGCCATTTAACGCTTGCACTTTTTTGATTTTGGATGGTATTGAGATCTGACTTTGCACTCATTATGCAAACTTTTGTGGTGCTGATATACattgtcaaaaaaatgagtTGCGTT
It includes:
- the setd4 gene encoding SET domain-containing protein 4 isoform X1, encoding MSMSMGGSWAEFCAGSVRIPGKTSGTRGQRAAHGAAVEDRGQMALRTVCPYGNMTGRRRRAGRAARTRRQKHENSLRSASLRHLSQYIRLMKFLHQRGFTSTLLQPAVFTDTGRGLQTLRAIKPGHLVISLPESCLLTTLTVLNSYLGEYIKSWKPRLSPLLVLCVFLVCERHRGEASDWFPYVDLLPASYTCPVYFGDDVMDALPACVRRRGLEQREAVQEMFSSNQDFFRSLQPVLNQSTEDVLTYEAFRWAWCSVNTRSVFMSHRPSSFLSGPDRFALAPFLDLLNHRADVQVEASFNDATRCYEIRSVCGTRRFHQAFINYGCHDNQRLLLEYGFICSDNPHSVVYVDVDLLCDVLKADRSLDQKIKFLRENNFLQNLTISSEGPSWRLLTALRLFSLPQTMYHQWKTVLLGQTLCEEKEQWIVGTAKILCQRLLRDTFTALDKISNLLQQSEQPIREQLEVVMSLRQEERCILGRCLEVLDESLKQTDELLPCQQDADAVS
- the setd4 gene encoding SET domain-containing protein 4 isoform X2, translated to MTGRRRRAGRAARTRRQKHENSLRSASLRHLSQYIRLMKFLHQRGFTSTLLQPAVFTDTGRGLQTLRAIKPGHLVISLPESCLLTTLTVLNSYLGEYIKSWKPRLSPLLVLCVFLVCERHRGEASDWFPYVDLLPASYTCPVYFGDDVMDALPACVRRRGLEQREAVQEMFSSNQDFFRSLQPVLNQSTEDVLTYEAFRWAWCSVNTRSVFMSHRPSSFLSGPDRFALAPFLDLLNHRADVQVEASFNDATRCYEIRSVCGTRRFHQAFINYGCHDNQRLLLEYGFICSDNPHSVVYVDVDLLCDVLKADRSLDQKIKFLRENNFLQNLTISSEGPSWRLLTALRLFSLPQTMYHQWKTVLLGQTLCEEKEQWIVGTAKILCQRLLRDTFTALDKISNLLQQSEQPIREQLEVVMSLRQEERCILGRCLEVLDESLKQTDELLPCQQDADAVS